From Pseudomonas sp. B21-028, one genomic window encodes:
- a CDS encoding MetQ/NlpA family ABC transporter substrate-binding protein, whose product MKKVLLFTALAAALASGLAQAAEKLVVAATPVPHAEILELIKPALAKEGVDLQIKVFTDYVQPNVQVDQKRLDANYFQTLPYLKSFNEGKGTNLVTVIGVHVEPFGGYSKKVKSLAELKDGATIAIPNEGSNSGRALILLQKAGLIELKDPKNALATPKDIAKNPHNFKFKELESAMLPRVLDQVDLDMINTNYALEAGLNPAKDALVIEGSDSPYVNFLVARPDNKDSAAMQKLAKALTSPEVKAFIEKKYSGAVLPAF is encoded by the coding sequence ATGAAAAAGGTTCTGTTGTTCACCGCATTGGCGGCAGCGCTGGCTTCGGGCCTGGCCCAGGCCGCGGAGAAGCTGGTGGTAGCGGCTACTCCGGTACCCCACGCTGAAATCCTTGAGTTGATCAAGCCAGCCCTGGCCAAGGAAGGCGTGGACCTGCAAATCAAGGTGTTTACCGACTACGTGCAACCCAACGTACAGGTCGATCAGAAGCGTCTGGACGCCAACTACTTCCAGACCCTGCCGTACCTCAAGAGCTTCAACGAAGGCAAAGGCACGAACCTGGTCACTGTGATCGGTGTGCACGTCGAGCCGTTTGGCGGCTACTCGAAGAAAGTCAAAAGCCTGGCCGAGTTGAAGGATGGCGCGACCATCGCCATCCCCAACGAAGGCAGCAACAGCGGCCGCGCCCTGATCCTCTTGCAGAAGGCTGGCCTGATCGAGCTGAAGGACCCGAAAAACGCCCTGGCAACACCCAAGGACATCGCCAAGAACCCGCATAACTTCAAGTTCAAGGAACTGGAGTCGGCCATGCTGCCGCGGGTGCTGGATCAGGTCGACCTGGACATGATCAACACCAACTATGCCCTGGAAGCGGGTCTCAACCCGGCCAAGGATGCGCTGGTGATCGAGGGTTCGGATTCGCCTTACGTCAACTTCCTGGTGGCCCGTCCAGACAACAAGGACAGCGCCGCCATGCAGAAACTGGCCAAGGCCCTGACCAGCCCGGAAGTGAAGGCGTTCATCGAGAAGAAATACAGCGGCGCGGTATTGCCGGCGTTCTGA
- a CDS encoding NfeD family protein, producing the protein MNIRCLMLALLAMSGSVLAADGSAPMVANALGFWLIALGVALLIAEAALPNYGVAGLGGIILCVIGAIILTNADVPVPLMIGLGLVSALLLIFLLIRALKTRPRQPVSGDAALLGNITVVTTLLPGNHHHGWVQLEGERWQVACATSLRPGQAVRVIARKGLLLEVAPADSQGA; encoded by the coding sequence GTGAATATTCGCTGCTTGATGCTTGCGCTGTTGGCCATGAGTGGGTCGGTGCTGGCTGCCGATGGCTCTGCGCCGATGGTCGCCAACGCCCTGGGTTTCTGGCTGATTGCCTTGGGCGTGGCATTACTGATCGCCGAGGCGGCCTTGCCCAACTATGGCGTAGCCGGATTGGGCGGCATCATTTTGTGTGTCATCGGCGCGATTATCCTGACCAACGCCGATGTACCCGTTCCCTTGATGATCGGGTTGGGCCTGGTCAGTGCCTTGCTGTTGATCTTCCTGTTGATCCGCGCGTTGAAAACCCGACCGCGCCAACCCGTCAGCGGCGATGCCGCGTTACTGGGAAACATCACCGTGGTCACCACCCTGCTGCCCGGCAATCATCACCATGGCTGGGTGCAGCTGGAGGGCGAACGCTGGCAAGTGGCATGCGCGACGTCGCTACGGCCTGGACAGGCGGTGCGTGTCATCGCTCGCAAGGGCTTGCTGCTGGAAGTGGCCCCCGCTGATTCACAAGGAGCATGA
- a CDS encoding sigma 54-interacting transcriptional regulator, whose product MSLHETFGQSLLTFPDAEKSPLSIRAKALVFVDPRSRQLRQALEQLAPRAIPVLIRGETGTGKELLARHIHRESDRGGLFVSVNCGAISPTYADAELFGYAAGSYSGSASSRAGWFGSANGGTLYLDEIGDLPLPIQVKLLAALENHEVTRVGAHQPSPVDVRLVAATSIDLAQAVAAGKFHERLYHYLSEGHLELPALRDRVGDILPLAEYFLGIYSQRLGLAMPLISEAAQRALERHRWPGNTRELENVIHFALLVSVGDYILPEHLNLPHLTESS is encoded by the coding sequence ATGAGCCTGCATGAAACCTTCGGTCAGTCGTTGCTGACCTTTCCCGACGCGGAAAAAAGCCCCCTGAGCATCCGCGCCAAGGCGCTGGTGTTCGTTGACCCACGCTCGCGCCAGCTGCGCCAGGCACTGGAGCAACTGGCGCCACGCGCAATCCCGGTACTGATTCGTGGCGAAACCGGTACGGGCAAGGAATTGCTTGCCCGGCATATCCACCGTGAAAGCGATCGTGGCGGGCTGTTCGTCTCGGTCAATTGCGGCGCCATCAGCCCGACTTACGCCGACGCCGAATTGTTCGGCTATGCGGCCGGCAGCTACAGCGGTTCGGCCAGCAGCCGGGCCGGCTGGTTCGGCTCGGCCAATGGCGGCACGTTGTACCTGGATGAAATCGGCGACCTGCCGCTGCCGATCCAGGTCAAGTTGCTGGCGGCCCTGGAAAACCACGAAGTCACCCGCGTTGGCGCTCACCAGCCCAGCCCCGTGGACGTGCGGCTGGTGGCGGCCACCAGCATCGACTTGGCGCAAGCGGTGGCGGCCGGAAAATTTCACGAACGGCTTTACCACTACCTCAGCGAAGGCCATCTCGAATTGCCGGCCCTGCGTGATCGGGTGGGCGATATCCTGCCCCTGGCCGAATATTTCCTGGGCATCTACAGCCAGCGCCTCGGCCTGGCCATGCCGCTGATCAGCGAAGCGGCGCAACGTGCACTTGAACGGCACAGATGGCCTGGCAATACCCGAGAGTTGGAGAACGTCATTCATTTTGCGTTACTGGTGAGCGTTGGGGATTACATATTGCCGGAACATCTCAATTTGCCGCATTTAACGGAGTCCTCGTAG
- a CDS encoding alpha/beta hydrolase, translating into MRNESTRYLIVPGWQGSPENHWQTYWQNSLPNSTRVEQDNWLTPRREDWVAALAEAIAADNRPVILIAHSLGCITVAHWAATAPLQLLRQVRGALLVAPADVERPACAPALRNFAPIPTDPLPFPSQVVSSDNDHAVSAPRALELARHWGAEAGILAGAGHINVQSGHQRWEQGFAYLYRLQNRTEHHALRRA; encoded by the coding sequence ATGCGCAACGAATCGACTCGCTACCTGATTGTGCCGGGCTGGCAAGGATCGCCGGAAAATCATTGGCAGACCTATTGGCAGAACAGTCTGCCTAACAGTACCCGGGTCGAGCAGGACAACTGGCTGACGCCCCGGCGCGAAGACTGGGTGGCCGCGCTGGCCGAGGCCATTGCCGCCGACAACAGGCCGGTGATCCTCATTGCCCACAGCCTGGGCTGCATCACGGTTGCCCATTGGGCCGCCACCGCGCCGCTGCAACTGCTACGGCAGGTTCGCGGAGCGTTGTTGGTCGCACCGGCGGATGTCGAACGGCCGGCCTGTGCGCCTGCGTTGCGCAATTTCGCACCGATTCCCACCGATCCGTTGCCCTTTCCCAGCCAGGTGGTCAGTTCCGACAACGACCACGCAGTGAGTGCACCGCGTGCGCTGGAACTGGCGCGTCACTGGGGGGCCGAAGCCGGGATCCTGGCCGGAGCGGGGCACATTAACGTGCAGTCCGGCCATCAGCGCTGGGAACAGGGTTTCGCCTATCTCTACCGTTTGCAAAACCGCACGGAGCATCACGCCCTGCGTCGCGCCTGA
- a CDS encoding RHS repeat domain-containing protein: MNTTSPLQGQLTSAAFKFDSFVRSGVDPRTGSCSCSVALDATPPDTAVGSKVSVTLAYDSFNDRDLGFGTGWSLRTCSYDQRRRKLTLTSGETYQLFTDGRQVAFQDKKLDNLCVTMQGNELVIEHIDGRTEILSRPGTVHDEWLLAREYSPEGKETLYEYRLVTGRRQLVAVYQQHRRILQVDYARYASTAPMITVWPDIPSRKLQYLFALGNGRLQQIRLITAENVPLTWSFDYSYDHGFLLMTEILQPSGARQTLKYKVEGHKLPSGAPVPYLPVVTQSILSPGGGQPAMISMYEYSARNFLGHGSGVRWSAERDVLYDVSGNYEYSCTQIQMVPGPSGLRESSRVIRTYNRFHSMISQRTISGSTMQLREIEYYDVPNRAFRDQPPQFQMQRVVRDSVFDTRVVEGRRRTDSRSEITRTSYDEHGNLLEKTGPGGVREVYEYFPAQGSADCPASPIGVPCFLKQKSIIASADFAAAPTTVVRYTYSELPSLLAGSRCVRLASEILYEEGVSEPRVDCRLSYINNVNNFFHGRLHSKVETVGGVRNEHRYAYQRENDNVRTDQTFSAQGLSHLRQDWHDVCGWLIRTGESGGNTVSMEYDSLGQLTRETVMPETGRSASRQFIYQAKASSDDRCVTVIVKDSRGALTATRSDGLGRTIRVEKQDVDMPGAPMRVIYEAKYDGLGRLQSDEQTDWFNGEPKTLETHYGYDDWGHQSRISRRGQVIAHDEIDPVARTRTEWMEGGGKTRTFINALEKPSRVERVDLAGVVREVTVYGYDGLGRCIEQIASDGAVTRYTYDLAGRVLNTTLPDGTVIEKEYAPQSQGDYPTQISANGYVVGSRTYDGLMRITGNQSGGRTERMVYAGSSRNPSQKSTAAGKELRFTHDPLLEDGLTGRSGGQASVAARHRFDPRTGLLQESSNSLVQRRMEYCPSGRLSRESWVTALDRFDSGQTYSLMGKPMVHTDVNGTIRTCVYDRTGRLAAITQGPAAASTQASISAAYTYDAQEQVKRITVTDPRSGLSMVTDLAYDEFGREILRRSSQGNDVVEVAQSFGPGDRLRLRTLKSNGVLRVETFAYDLRGRLTRYACHGQQAPVDAQGKIIASQNYAYDYLDNLRQVVTHFTGGANTATYRYDLADKTQLSAVTNSHPDYVSANATFRYDDDGNLLNDAHGRNLHYDELGRLERVSSADSRSTLARYRYDASDRLHAIEWAGQKPCRRFYRAEQLCSEVAGEESRSILCEERQLLAMSQDQDTLLFGTDGRGNVLQALCGDDNTRHAYSPYGQRSATDGLGSLFGLGGEPLDPVTGCYLLGNGYRAYDPVLMRFHRPDSWSPFDGGGLNPYAYCLGDPINLSDPTGHISTWGWIKIGFTAAFAIASVAFTIATLGASAPLIGMSFSAATALTLEVVSGAASIASIVLEETAPDAVATQLLSYASIALGVVSGGASLTGKLLGKGTSVALRKTVESLSDVVTLGRGNALRGTRIGDYARAASPLVRGAGRRNLMALQNDLRNVLTAKDVVSYANYPVKGVTYTIDRDKYIEKARGFLGLTEERFSSGRRGEAPDDIYGDIRERSSDIRFA; this comes from the coding sequence ATGAATACCACTTCACCTCTTCAGGGGCAGCTGACTTCGGCCGCTTTCAAGTTCGACAGTTTTGTCCGTTCGGGCGTGGACCCCCGCACCGGTAGCTGCAGTTGCAGCGTGGCGCTGGACGCGACGCCGCCTGACACGGCCGTCGGGTCGAAAGTATCAGTGACCCTGGCATACGATTCCTTCAATGATCGGGACCTTGGTTTTGGAACCGGTTGGTCCTTGCGCACTTGCAGCTATGATCAGCGCAGACGAAAGTTGACGCTGACGAGCGGGGAAACCTATCAGCTTTTTACCGATGGACGTCAGGTCGCTTTCCAGGACAAGAAGCTCGATAACTTGTGCGTCACGATGCAAGGCAATGAACTTGTCATTGAACACATCGATGGCAGGACCGAGATTCTTTCACGCCCCGGTACAGTCCATGATGAATGGCTGTTGGCGCGGGAATACAGTCCCGAGGGCAAGGAAACGCTCTATGAGTACCGTCTCGTCACTGGCCGACGGCAACTGGTAGCGGTTTACCAGCAGCATCGCCGAATCTTGCAGGTCGACTACGCCCGGTACGCATCGACGGCTCCGATGATCACGGTATGGCCGGATATCCCCTCGAGAAAACTCCAATATCTGTTTGCCCTGGGCAATGGAAGACTGCAACAGATCAGGTTGATCACCGCTGAAAATGTCCCGTTGACCTGGTCCTTTGACTATTCGTACGACCATGGCTTTTTGCTGATGACTGAAATCCTCCAGCCAAGCGGGGCCCGGCAAACACTCAAGTACAAGGTTGAGGGTCATAAGCTGCCCAGCGGGGCACCGGTGCCTTACTTGCCCGTTGTGACTCAATCGATCCTGTCCCCTGGCGGGGGACAGCCGGCAATGATCAGCATGTACGAATATTCCGCTAGGAATTTTCTTGGGCATGGTTCCGGGGTGCGTTGGTCCGCTGAGCGTGATGTGCTTTATGACGTCAGCGGCAACTACGAATACTCCTGCACCCAGATCCAGATGGTGCCTGGCCCAAGTGGCCTGCGTGAGTCTTCCCGGGTCATACGCACCTATAACCGCTTCCACTCGATGATTTCGCAAAGAACCATCAGTGGCAGCACGATGCAACTGCGGGAAATCGAATACTACGATGTGCCCAATCGAGCGTTCAGGGATCAGCCCCCGCAGTTCCAGATGCAGCGGGTTGTACGTGATAGCGTTTTTGACACCCGCGTGGTCGAGGGGCGACGCCGCACTGACAGCAGAAGTGAGATCACCCGTACGTCCTATGATGAACATGGGAATCTGCTGGAAAAAACCGGTCCGGGTGGGGTGCGGGAGGTCTATGAGTACTTTCCGGCACAAGGGAGCGCGGACTGTCCCGCCAGCCCAATCGGCGTGCCTTGTTTTCTAAAGCAGAAATCGATTATCGCCTCAGCCGATTTCGCCGCCGCGCCGACCACTGTGGTGCGTTACACCTACAGTGAGCTGCCCTCGCTGCTCGCGGGTAGCCGCTGTGTCCGGCTCGCCAGCGAAATACTGTACGAGGAAGGCGTCAGCGAGCCCCGTGTGGATTGTCGATTGAGCTACATCAACAACGTCAATAACTTCTTTCATGGGCGGTTGCACAGCAAGGTCGAAACCGTAGGCGGCGTTCGCAACGAGCACCGTTATGCGTATCAGCGCGAGAACGATAACGTTCGCACCGACCAGACCTTCAGCGCTCAAGGGCTGAGCCATCTGAGACAGGACTGGCATGACGTGTGCGGGTGGTTGATCAGGACCGGTGAGTCCGGCGGTAATACCGTCAGCATGGAATACGATTCGCTGGGGCAACTGACCCGTGAAACGGTGATGCCTGAGACTGGCCGCTCGGCGTCGCGCCAGTTCATCTATCAAGCAAAGGCCAGCTCCGATGATCGTTGTGTCACTGTCATCGTCAAGGATTCCCGCGGAGCCCTGACGGCCACCCGCAGCGATGGACTTGGACGCACCATCAGGGTCGAGAAACAAGACGTCGATATGCCCGGCGCGCCCATGCGTGTGATCTATGAGGCGAAGTACGACGGCCTCGGACGCCTGCAGTCGGATGAACAAACCGACTGGTTCAACGGCGAGCCGAAAACGCTGGAGACCCATTACGGGTACGACGACTGGGGACACCAGAGCCGCATCAGCCGCCGCGGGCAGGTGATTGCCCATGATGAAATCGATCCTGTAGCGCGTACCCGCACCGAGTGGATGGAGGGCGGCGGCAAGACCCGTACATTCATCAACGCCTTGGAGAAGCCGTCGCGCGTCGAACGTGTGGACCTGGCAGGCGTTGTGCGGGAGGTTACCGTCTATGGATACGATGGACTGGGACGGTGTATCGAGCAAATCGCTTCCGACGGTGCGGTTACCCGCTATACGTACGATCTGGCCGGCCGTGTGTTGAATACGACATTACCCGACGGCACCGTGATCGAAAAAGAGTACGCCCCGCAGAGCCAGGGTGACTATCCCACCCAAATCAGCGCGAACGGGTACGTGGTGGGAAGTCGTACCTATGACGGGCTGATGCGCATTACCGGCAATCAGTCTGGCGGTCGTACTGAGCGGATGGTCTATGCAGGTTCCAGCAGGAACCCTTCGCAGAAGAGCACCGCGGCTGGAAAAGAATTGCGGTTCACCCATGATCCGTTGCTTGAGGATGGCCTCACCGGCCGTTCCGGCGGCCAGGCGTCCGTCGCGGCGAGGCATCGGTTCGACCCTCGCACGGGTCTGCTCCAGGAGTCGTCCAATTCACTGGTGCAGCGACGCATGGAATACTGCCCTTCCGGCCGGCTCAGCCGGGAGTCATGGGTCACGGCACTTGACCGGTTCGACAGTGGGCAAACCTATTCGTTGATGGGCAAGCCGATGGTCCACACGGATGTCAACGGCACGATCCGCACCTGTGTCTATGACCGGACGGGACGCCTGGCGGCAATCACCCAAGGCCCGGCTGCCGCCTCCACTCAGGCATCCATCAGCGCCGCGTACACGTACGACGCTCAAGAACAAGTCAAGCGCATCACCGTCACCGACCCCCGATCGGGCCTTTCGATGGTCACAGACCTGGCCTATGACGAGTTTGGCCGCGAAATCCTTCGACGGTCCTCCCAAGGAAATGACGTCGTCGAGGTGGCCCAGTCGTTTGGTCCGGGCGACAGGCTCCGCCTGCGTACGCTCAAGTCCAACGGAGTCTTGCGTGTCGAGACGTTTGCCTATGACTTGCGAGGCCGGTTGACCCGTTACGCCTGTCATGGCCAGCAGGCGCCGGTGGACGCGCAAGGTAAAATCATCGCTTCGCAGAACTACGCCTATGACTATCTCGATAACCTCCGCCAGGTCGTTACGCATTTCACAGGCGGCGCGAACACCGCAACGTATCGATACGATCTGGCGGATAAAACCCAGCTCAGTGCCGTTACCAACAGCCATCCCGACTATGTCTCCGCCAATGCGACCTTCCGGTACGACGATGACGGCAACCTGCTCAACGATGCCCATGGACGAAACCTGCACTATGACGAATTGGGTCGCCTGGAGCGCGTGAGTTCGGCTGACTCAAGGTCGACATTGGCGCGTTATCGATACGATGCCTCCGACCGACTGCATGCCATTGAGTGGGCAGGGCAAAAGCCATGTCGGCGTTTTTACCGTGCAGAGCAGTTATGCAGCGAAGTAGCGGGAGAGGAGAGTCGCAGCATCCTGTGCGAAGAGCGGCAGTTGCTGGCGATGTCCCAGGACCAGGACACGCTGCTATTCGGGACCGACGGCAGGGGTAACGTCTTGCAAGCACTTTGCGGTGACGACAACACCCGGCATGCCTATTCGCCCTATGGGCAGCGCTCGGCGACGGACGGATTGGGCAGTCTGTTCGGTCTCGGCGGCGAGCCGCTGGATCCGGTGACCGGTTGTTATCTGCTCGGCAACGGCTATCGGGCCTACGATCCGGTACTGATGCGATTTCACCGGCCAGACAGCTGGAGCCCTTTCGATGGCGGCGGTCTCAACCCCTACGCCTATTGTCTCGGGGACCCGATCAACCTGAGCGATCCGACCGGCCATATTTCTACCTGGGGCTGGATCAAGATTGGTTTTACCGCTGCTTTCGCGATCGCTTCCGTTGCATTCACCATCGCCACCCTGGGTGCATCCGCACCCCTGATAGGAATGTCGTTTTCGGCCGCAACGGCCTTGACGCTGGAGGTAGTGTCTGGCGCGGCATCGATAGCGTCCATCGTGCTGGAGGAGACGGCTCCGGACGCCGTCGCGACCCAGCTCCTGAGTTACGCCAGCATTGCCTTGGGCGTCGTGTCCGGTGGGGCTTCCCTGACGGGAAAACTGCTGGGCAAAGGTACCTCGGTAGCCTTGCGGAAAACGGTCGAGTCGCTCAGTGACGTCGTGACACTGGGCCGCGGTAATGCCTTGCGTGGGACGCGCATCGGTGACTACGCCAGGGCCGCGAGCCCTTTGGTCCGAGGCGCAGGGCGACGCAACCTCATGGCCTTGCAAAACGATCTCAGAAATGTGCTGACCGCCAAGGACGTGGTCAGCTATGCCAACTACCCGGTCAAGGGCGTTACCTACACAATCGATAGGGACAAGTACATTGAAAAAGCCCGAGGCTTCCTGGGACTGACCGAGGAGAGATTCAGTAGCGGTCGGCGTGGCGAGGCACCGGATGATATCTACGGTGACATCAGGGAGCGAAGCTCGGATATCCGCTTCGCATGA
- a CDS encoding sulfotransferase family protein, producing the protein MEGLNLQGWLPIRVWQEAGQWRVDWCWFGEKPLSQPFFGDAVEDALRLPFNQAFRRQTPLDALAQWQHQSPGIAPSAFIFHASRCGSTLISQMLAQLDDHIVVSEPPPLDRLLRSALPTAERHAALQGLLSAYGQPRRGVERRLVIKLDAWNIGELPRLRECFPDTPWLFVYRDPLEIAVSHLRRPGMHMVPGMLGPSMLDDGLPFSGQEDFISRRLGRLLQMGFEYCHGAGGLAVNYNELPEAMTGGLARFFQLDDAQPKQSFAAVGRHAKQPSQLFADDSDEKRREASPLLRERVERWAQKPYDALENLRDDLCGEGI; encoded by the coding sequence ATGGAAGGCCTGAACCTGCAAGGCTGGCTGCCGATACGCGTGTGGCAAGAGGCGGGGCAGTGGCGGGTCGATTGGTGCTGGTTTGGCGAGAAGCCCTTGTCGCAACCCTTCTTCGGTGATGCCGTGGAAGACGCCCTGCGCCTGCCCTTCAATCAGGCGTTCCGGCGCCAGACACCCTTGGACGCGCTCGCCCAGTGGCAGCATCAGAGCCCCGGAATTGCGCCCAGCGCGTTCATCTTCCATGCCTCGCGCTGTGGCTCGACACTGATCAGCCAGATGCTGGCGCAACTGGACGACCACATCGTCGTCTCCGAACCGCCGCCGCTGGATCGATTACTGCGCAGTGCCCTGCCCACCGCCGAACGCCACGCGGCGCTCCAGGGATTGCTGTCGGCCTATGGACAACCTCGTCGAGGCGTGGAGCGGCGATTGGTGATCAAGCTCGACGCCTGGAACATTGGTGAGCTGCCGCGCCTGCGTGAATGTTTTCCCGACACACCCTGGCTGTTCGTGTACCGCGATCCGTTGGAGATCGCCGTGTCCCACCTGCGCCGCCCCGGCATGCACATGGTGCCGGGGATGCTCGGTCCGAGCATGCTGGACGATGGGTTGCCATTCAGCGGCCAGGAGGATTTCATCTCGCGACGGCTGGGCCGGTTGTTGCAGATGGGATTTGAGTATTGCCACGGCGCTGGCGGGTTGGCGGTCAACTACAACGAGCTGCCCGAGGCGATGACTGGAGGGCTGGCGAGGTTTTTCCAACTCGATGATGCCCAGCCCAAGCAATCTTTCGCGGCGGTGGGACGGCACGCCAAACAGCCGTCGCAGCTATTTGCCGATGACAGCGATGAAAAGCGCCGGGAGGCTTCGCCATTGCTGCGCGAGCGGGTGGAGCGGTGGGCGCAGAAGCCCTATGACGCATTGGAGAATCTACGCGATGACCTTTGTGGCGAGGGGATTTAG
- a CDS encoding slipin family protein has product MGMQIGFVMLLLLLIALAASTFRILREYERAVVFQLGRFWQVKGPGLILLIPVVQQMIRVDLRTIVLDVPPQDVITRDNVSVKVNAVLYFRVLDPQKAIIQVENFLMATSQLAQTTLRAVLGKHDLDQLLAEREQLNGDIQQVLDAQTDAWGIKVANVEIKHVDLNESMIRAIARQAEAERERRAKVIHAEGELQASEKLMQAAEMLGRQPGAMQLRYMQTLGSIAGDKTSTIVFPLPIELLKGMAELSPNKS; this is encoded by the coding sequence ATGGGTATGCAAATCGGTTTTGTAATGCTGCTGTTACTGCTGATCGCGCTGGCAGCCTCGACCTTCCGGATCCTGCGCGAATACGAACGTGCGGTGGTGTTCCAGCTCGGCCGGTTCTGGCAGGTCAAGGGGCCCGGGTTGATCCTGCTGATTCCAGTGGTGCAGCAAATGATCCGCGTCGACCTGCGCACCATCGTGCTCGACGTCCCCCCCCAGGACGTGATCACCCGGGACAACGTTTCGGTGAAGGTCAATGCGGTGCTGTATTTCCGCGTACTCGACCCGCAGAAGGCAATCATCCAGGTCGAGAACTTCCTCATGGCGACCAGCCAGTTGGCCCAGACCACCTTGCGCGCCGTGCTCGGCAAACACGACTTGGACCAACTACTGGCCGAGCGCGAGCAATTGAATGGCGATATCCAGCAGGTGCTGGATGCCCAGACCGACGCCTGGGGCATCAAGGTGGCGAACGTCGAAATCAAGCATGTGGACCTCAACGAATCGATGATCCGTGCCATCGCCCGGCAAGCCGAGGCCGAACGTGAGCGGCGGGCCAAGGTAATCCACGCCGAAGGTGAGTTGCAGGCTTCGGAAAAACTCATGCAGGCCGCCGAGATGCTCGGGCGCCAGCCAGGCGCCATGCAGCTGCGCTACATGCAGACGCTGGGGTCAATTGCCGGGGACAAGACTTCCACTATCGTCTTTCCCCTGCCGATCGAGTTGCTCAAGGGGATGGCGGAGCTGTCGCCGAACAAGTCCTGA
- a CDS encoding aspartyl/asparaginyl beta-hydroxylase domain-containing protein yields MTRPAFSRLPVAVHLPLLLQALAAIEADRWKGHFNNAYYSGDWSGVALISAADALTELSPGQGQPLHRPPWADDDRWHQALRDWPLEIVSARLLRLGPGGQIHKHRDYDLGGPDADLRLHVPLLSPPDVDFWLEGQRIPMKAGECWFLDLSRPHRVDNRDRSPRVHLVLDCRPGPWLEQQIVDGLPTTPAARDERGDFLRFEQQVASDPQLARTLQSLTDPDAFIECAVTLAARQGLQVRREELRTAMRNGRRQWSEQWKA; encoded by the coding sequence ATGACGCGTCCGGCGTTTTCCCGGCTGCCGGTAGCGGTGCATCTGCCGTTGCTGTTGCAAGCGCTGGCAGCCATTGAGGCGGACCGTTGGAAAGGGCATTTCAACAATGCCTACTACAGCGGTGACTGGAGTGGCGTGGCGCTGATTTCGGCGGCCGACGCGCTGACCGAATTGTCACCCGGACAGGGACAGCCTTTGCACCGGCCGCCTTGGGCAGATGACGATCGCTGGCACCAGGCGTTGCGCGACTGGCCCCTGGAGATCGTCTCGGCCCGGCTGTTGCGGCTTGGTCCCGGCGGACAGATCCACAAACACCGTGACTACGACCTGGGTGGGCCGGACGCCGACCTGCGCCTGCATGTCCCGTTGCTCAGCCCACCAGACGTGGATTTCTGGCTGGAGGGGCAGCGTATCCCGATGAAGGCCGGTGAATGCTGGTTTCTCGATCTGTCGCGGCCCCATCGTGTCGACAATCGGGACCGGTCGCCACGGGTCCATCTGGTGCTCGACTGTCGCCCTGGCCCATGGCTGGAGCAACAGATTGTCGATGGGCTGCCCACCACCCCAGCTGCCCGCGACGAACGTGGCGACTTCCTGCGCTTTGAGCAACAGGTGGCAAGCGATCCGCAACTCGCCCGTACCCTGCAGAGCCTGACAGACCCGGACGCTTTCATCGAATGCGCCGTGACATTGGCTGCCCGGCAAGGGCTACAGGTGCGCCGGGAAGAGCTGCGGACGGCCATGCGCAATGGCCGCCGGCAGTGGAGCGAGCAATGGAAGGCCTGA
- a CDS encoding DUF2789 domain-containing protein, translating to METPIHSLPALFKQLGLPDDAVSIDQFIASHSPLKPELHLADAFFWNEGQRQLLRDEILEDADWAMVVDRLNELLRKGRSD from the coding sequence ATGGAAACCCCAATCCACAGCCTTCCCGCCCTGTTCAAGCAACTGGGGCTGCCCGACGATGCCGTCAGCATCGATCAGTTCATTGCCAGCCATTCACCCCTCAAGCCCGAACTGCACTTGGCTGACGCGTTTTTCTGGAACGAGGGCCAGCGGCAATTGCTGCGCGACGAAATCCTCGAGGATGCTGATTGGGCGATGGTGGTGGATCGGTTGAATGAGTTGTTGAGAAAGGGGCGCAGTGACTGA